The stretch of DNA GAAGTTCCTATTTTGATCCTGAGTGCAAAGGGCGATGAAATTGAAAAAGTGATTGGACTGGAAGTGGGCGCGGATGACTATTTGAGCAAGCCCTTTAGCCCCAAGGAGCTGGTGGCACGGGTCAAAGCCCTGCTCAGACGCAGCAAGGTTGTGGCACCTGTGGCGGCCTCCCTTCATTACAAGGATCTCAGCTTGGATTCCTCTAAAATGCAGGTGCTTAAAAACGGACAAACGCTTGAATTTTCGGCTCTGGAGTTCAAGCTTTTGCACATTTTTATGAAGCAAGTGGGCCATGTCTTTTCTAGAGATCAGCTGATGCAGGAGCTCTATGATTCTCAGGCGCGTGTCTACGACCGCACCATCGACGCACACATTAAAAACCTCAGAAAGAAATTGGGTGATTCTTCCAAAAAACCCATATATATTGCTTCCGTATTTGGCGTTGGATATAAACTTTTAGACGATGAAAACCTCTCTTAGAAACAAACTTTTTCTGAGTTATGTCCTTATGATCCTGCTCACGCTGGGGATTTTAAGCTGGTTTGTGGATGAGCAAGTGAGCGAACATTTTAGTCGGTTTGCGGAGGATTTTATGAATCAGGGCCTCCCTATGACGCCCGGGCCAAGAGTTGAGGTTTTTTTACAGGCCATTCAAAAGTCCATGTTTCTCACCATGATGGCTGCCGCTTTCTTCGCTATTTTGATCAGTTTTATGA from Candidatus Gracilibacteria bacterium encodes:
- a CDS encoding response regulator transcription factor, with the protein product MEDDSKIAELVQLYLEKENFRVLKAEDGAEGLELALKAKPDLIVLDRMLPSMEGLEVLRAVRAVYEVPILILSAKGDEIEKVIGLEVGADDYLSKPFSPKELVARVKALLRRSKVVAPVAASLHYKDLSLDSSKMQVLKNGQTLEFSALEFKLLHIFMKQVGHVFSRDQLMQELYDSQARVYDRTIDAHIKNLRKKLGDSSKKPIYIASVFGVGYKLLDDENLS